From a region of the Tenggerimyces flavus genome:
- a CDS encoding DNA recombination protein RmuC has product MNGIVLGFAVGLALGALLGVLWMRGRVADRRAFADQVKALCSDAVAQSSRQLLDLTDARSRAAEEAVAPVKESLDRFDMRLREIEHERLELHAAMREQVESVRLQGEELRRETRSLASALRKPQVRGRWGELHLARATELAGLVDHVDVTFQHTSFGTDGEAVQRPDLVVNLAGGKHIVVDAKVPLQAFLEAAEAVDDHVRAERLAIHARQVRSHVDALAGKAYWRRLPGTPEFVVLFMPGEAFLSHALEADPGLLEYAAERRVVLATPTTLIALLRTVAYAWTEQALTENAREVFELGRSLYERLGKLGRHLDRLGRSLTGAVSSYNEAVGSLETRVLTTARRMHELKITSDELPGPAPVDAAVRPLGAPELLDSAAEARSVRPI; this is encoded by the coding sequence ATGAACGGGATCGTGCTCGGCTTCGCCGTCGGCCTCGCGCTCGGCGCGCTGCTCGGCGTGCTCTGGATGCGCGGCCGGGTGGCCGATCGGCGCGCGTTCGCCGACCAGGTCAAGGCGCTGTGCTCGGACGCGGTCGCCCAGTCCAGCCGACAGTTGCTCGACCTCACCGACGCGCGCTCGCGGGCGGCTGAGGAGGCGGTAGCGCCGGTGAAGGAGAGCCTGGACCGGTTCGACATGCGGCTGCGGGAGATCGAGCACGAGCGGCTCGAGCTGCACGCGGCGATGCGGGAGCAGGTGGAGTCCGTCCGGCTGCAGGGCGAGGAGCTGCGGCGGGAGACCCGTTCGCTGGCCTCGGCCTTGCGCAAGCCCCAGGTCCGCGGGCGGTGGGGCGAGCTGCACCTCGCCCGGGCGACGGAGCTGGCGGGGCTGGTGGATCACGTGGACGTGACGTTCCAGCACACGTCGTTCGGTACGGACGGTGAGGCGGTGCAGCGGCCCGACCTGGTGGTGAATTTGGCGGGCGGCAAGCACATCGTGGTGGACGCGAAGGTGCCGCTGCAGGCGTTTCTGGAGGCGGCCGAGGCGGTGGACGACCACGTCCGGGCGGAGCGGCTGGCGATCCACGCGCGGCAGGTCCGTTCGCACGTCGACGCGCTGGCCGGCAAGGCGTACTGGCGACGGCTGCCGGGGACGCCCGAGTTCGTGGTGTTGTTCATGCCGGGCGAGGCCTTCCTGTCGCACGCGCTGGAGGCAGACCCGGGGTTGCTGGAGTACGCGGCCGAGCGCCGGGTCGTGCTCGCGACCCCGACGACGCTGATCGCCCTGCTGCGGACGGTGGCGTACGCATGGACCGAGCAGGCGCTGACAGAGAACGCGCGCGAGGTCTTCGAGCTGGGCCGGTCGCTGTACGAACGCCTCGGCAAGCTCGGCCGGCACCTCGACCGCCTCGGCCGCTCGCTGACCGGCGCGGTGTCGTCGTACAACGAGGCTGTGGGCTCGCTGGAGACCCGCGTCCTGACCACGGCCCGGCGGATGCACGAGCTGAAGATCACCTCCGACGAGCTCCCCGGCCCGGCGCCGGTCGACGCGGCAGTCCGTCCGCTGGGAGCTCCCGAGCTCCTCGACTCAGCCGCGGAAGCCCGCTCCGTCCGTCCGATCTGA
- the ychF gene encoding redox-regulated ATPase YchF — MALQIGIVGLPNAGKSTLFNALTANDVLAANYPFATLEPNVGVVGVPDPRLDVLGKLFESVKIVPATVQFVDIAGLVRGASAGEGLGNQFLAHIREADAICQVTRAFRDPNVVHVDGKVSPSDDIETITTELILADLQTVEKALPRLEKESRLKKDLVAKVEAAKAAQKVLEEGTTVYSAGLDLAELRDLNLLTAKPFLYVFNCDESELSDDALKAELSALVAPAQAIFLDAKIEMELIELPPDEALELLQSTGQTESGLKMLAKVGFETLGLQTYLTAGPKESRAWTIPKGATAPEAAGVIHTDFQRGFIKAEIVSYDDLVEAGSLPVARSKGKARLEGKDYVMADGDVVEFKFNV, encoded by the coding sequence GTGGCTTTGCAAATCGGGATTGTCGGGCTTCCCAACGCGGGGAAGTCGACGCTGTTCAACGCGCTGACCGCGAACGACGTGCTTGCGGCGAACTATCCGTTCGCGACGCTCGAGCCGAACGTCGGGGTGGTCGGCGTGCCCGACCCACGCCTCGACGTGCTCGGGAAGCTGTTCGAGTCGGTGAAGATCGTGCCCGCGACGGTGCAGTTCGTCGACATCGCGGGGCTGGTACGCGGCGCGTCCGCGGGTGAGGGGCTGGGCAACCAGTTCCTCGCGCACATCCGCGAGGCAGACGCGATCTGCCAGGTGACGCGCGCGTTCCGCGACCCGAACGTCGTCCACGTCGATGGCAAGGTCTCGCCGTCGGACGACATCGAGACGATCACGACCGAGCTGATCCTCGCCGACCTGCAGACCGTCGAGAAGGCGCTGCCGCGGCTGGAGAAGGAGTCTCGGCTCAAGAAGGACCTGGTCGCGAAGGTCGAGGCGGCGAAGGCTGCGCAGAAGGTGCTCGAGGAGGGGACGACGGTCTACTCGGCCGGTCTGGACCTCGCCGAGCTGCGCGACCTCAACCTGCTGACCGCGAAGCCGTTCCTGTACGTGTTCAACTGCGACGAGTCCGAGCTCTCCGACGACGCGCTCAAGGCCGAACTGTCGGCGCTCGTCGCGCCCGCGCAGGCGATCTTCCTGGACGCGAAGATCGAGATGGAGCTGATCGAGCTCCCGCCGGACGAGGCGTTGGAGCTGCTGCAGTCGACCGGCCAGACCGAGTCGGGGCTGAAGATGTTGGCGAAGGTGGGCTTCGAGACCCTCGGCCTGCAGACGTACCTGACGGCGGGCCCGAAGGAGTCGCGGGCCTGGACGATCCCCAAGGGCGCGACGGCCCCCGAGGCAGCGGGCGTGATCCACACCGACTTCCAGCGCGGCTTCATCAAGGCCGAGATCGTGTCGTACGACGACCTCGTCGAAGCCGGCTCCCTCCCCGTCGCCCGCTCGAAGGGCAAGGCGCGCCTGGAGGGCAAGGACTACGTGATGGCCGACGGGGACGTCGTCGAGTTCAAATTCAACGTCTAG
- a CDS encoding siderophore-interacting protein — protein sequence MSNIVVSHAESGLVLASVVRASRISPHFVRVTLGGSDLARFEPLGFDQWMRLALPVSAGTRFDNLAPTFGMKGFLRYLTLPRGTRPVIRNYTVRSFRRSPLELDIDFVVHGTEGVAGPWAAAVQPGERVAFIDQGCGWRPVPASSYLLVCDESGLPAVAGVLRDLPRSAVGTAVVELFDLADRQEVSAPPGVAVRWLVRPPGSAPGSAALAALAELDVPTDPPYCFAVGEQALVTGTRRHLVARGVPKTHITFSGYWRRPR from the coding sequence GTGAGCAACATCGTGGTGTCGCACGCCGAGTCGGGGTTGGTGCTGGCTTCCGTCGTACGGGCTTCGCGGATCTCGCCGCACTTCGTGCGAGTGACGTTGGGCGGGTCCGATCTGGCGCGGTTCGAGCCGTTGGGGTTCGACCAGTGGATGCGGCTGGCTCTGCCGGTGTCTGCGGGGACGCGGTTCGACAACTTGGCGCCGACGTTCGGGATGAAGGGGTTCCTGCGGTACCTGACGCTGCCGCGGGGGACGCGGCCGGTGATCCGGAACTACACGGTGCGGTCGTTCCGGCGGTCTCCTCTGGAGTTGGACATCGACTTCGTCGTGCATGGGACCGAGGGCGTCGCGGGGCCTTGGGCTGCTGCGGTGCAGCCGGGGGAGCGGGTGGCGTTCATCGACCAGGGCTGTGGGTGGCGGCCGGTGCCCGCGTCGTCGTACCTGCTGGTGTGCGACGAGAGCGGGCTGCCAGCCGTGGCGGGGGTGCTGCGCGATCTGCCCCGGTCTGCTGTGGGGACGGCTGTGGTGGAGCTCTTCGACCTGGCTGACCGGCAGGAGGTCTCTGCTCCGCCGGGGGTTGCTGTGCGGTGGTTGGTGCGCCCTCCGGGGTCCGCTCCGGGGTCCGCCGCACTTGCCGCGTTGGCGGAGCTGGACGTGCCCACGGATCCGCCGTACTGCTTCGCCGTGGGCGAGCAAGCCCTCGTCACCGGCACCCGCCGCCACCTCGTCGCCCGGGGCGTGCCGAAGACGCACATCACCTTCTCCGGCTACTGGCGCCGGCCTAGATGA
- a CDS encoding DUF6542 domain-containing protein, protein MNESGWESATPAPGRSLNGGHRGGRRAAASGHRADYSDSRDKDTPSTPGRRAAYQMNVDAQSPHRTPSPIPGRRPVGRRAAYPLQDDWDDEAEGDLPSVSSPPTTSWRHQTASIPVTELDDEDDLPTTPQRVDSYAPQQPQPEQAPEPTWPPTWSEPEPTPEPPQYYQPDPEPYRSYQSRYDEPPYAPPAPAPQPEPIAEPIPEPQPEPQYEWTPSWEERTQAWAPEEFSDLLSDPNDRNEQEQTSTGLFSAEPYVDRYAETLPVNDQYADELLGSDALGAGTLPIDPEISPAFPNEVLDHASEGGYGQQLQEQEYDPLADDPVARWEPAPPPRPRTEERPLFADDAYTLPQRMAQRDLEREQQQHHQPPQQPRQVDLPPVQLTSADRAGRPERKPRASGMSGWLGILISVGASLVTAGLDLMLTNQLGLFFMLSSILTAFGVAAAVRRPDVFTAGVLPPLAALATFIVLGALVPMRLSGITDRPTAILAALASESWTLVAATAIALGTIAVRVALTRPPKQAEEEEPPERQPYRTAA, encoded by the coding sequence GTGAACGAGTCGGGTTGGGAGAGCGCAACTCCTGCTCCAGGCCGCTCGCTGAACGGCGGGCACCGGGGCGGACGACGCGCGGCTGCCTCCGGGCACCGCGCCGACTACTCCGACAGCCGCGACAAGGACACCCCGAGCACCCCGGGCCGCCGTGCCGCGTACCAAATGAACGTCGACGCCCAATCCCCGCACCGCACGCCCTCGCCGATCCCCGGCCGGCGCCCGGTCGGACGCCGCGCCGCGTACCCGCTCCAGGACGACTGGGACGACGAAGCCGAGGGCGATCTCCCGTCCGTCTCCTCGCCGCCCACCACGAGCTGGCGCCACCAGACCGCCTCGATCCCGGTCACCGAGCTGGACGACGAGGACGACCTCCCCACCACGCCGCAGCGGGTGGACTCCTACGCACCGCAGCAGCCGCAGCCGGAGCAAGCCCCAGAGCCGACCTGGCCACCCACCTGGTCCGAGCCGGAGCCCACGCCCGAGCCGCCGCAGTACTACCAGCCCGACCCGGAGCCGTACCGGAGCTACCAGTCGCGCTACGACGAGCCCCCGTACGCACCGCCGGCCCCGGCGCCCCAGCCGGAACCGATCGCGGAACCCATCCCGGAGCCCCAGCCGGAGCCGCAGTACGAGTGGACGCCCTCCTGGGAGGAGCGGACCCAAGCCTGGGCGCCCGAGGAGTTCTCGGACCTGCTGAGCGACCCGAACGACCGGAACGAGCAGGAGCAGACCTCCACCGGCCTGTTCTCCGCCGAGCCGTACGTCGACCGCTACGCCGAGACGCTCCCGGTCAACGACCAGTACGCCGACGAGCTGCTCGGCTCGGACGCGCTCGGCGCCGGCACGCTGCCGATCGATCCCGAGATCAGCCCCGCGTTCCCGAACGAGGTGCTCGACCACGCGAGCGAGGGCGGCTACGGCCAGCAGCTCCAGGAGCAGGAGTACGACCCCCTCGCCGACGACCCTGTCGCCCGCTGGGAGCCCGCACCGCCGCCGCGCCCGCGCACCGAAGAGCGCCCGCTGTTCGCCGACGACGCGTACACGCTCCCCCAGCGGATGGCGCAGCGCGACCTGGAACGCGAACAGCAACAGCACCACCAGCCACCCCAACAGCCCAGGCAGGTCGACCTGCCGCCCGTGCAGCTGACCAGCGCCGACCGAGCCGGCCGGCCCGAACGCAAACCGCGCGCGTCCGGCATGTCCGGGTGGCTCGGGATCCTGATCAGCGTCGGCGCCAGCCTCGTGACCGCGGGTCTCGACCTGATGCTCACGAACCAGCTCGGCCTGTTCTTCATGCTGAGCTCGATCCTCACCGCGTTCGGCGTCGCCGCGGCCGTCCGAAGGCCGGACGTGTTCACGGCCGGCGTCCTACCGCCCCTCGCCGCGCTCGCGACGTTCATCGTGCTCGGCGCCCTCGTCCCCATGCGGCTCAGCGGGATCACGGACCGGCCGACGGCCATTCTCGCCGCGCTCGCCTCGGAGTCGTGGACGCTGGTCGCCGCGACCGCCATCGCGCTCGGCACGATCGCCGTACGCGTCGCGCTCACTCGCCCGCCCAAGCAGGCCGAGGAAGAAGAGCCGCCCGAACGGCAGCCCTACCGCACCGCGGCCTAG
- a CDS encoding 4-hydroxy-3-methylbut-2-enyl diphosphate reductase yields the protein MTTTPRRVLLAAPRGYCAGVDRAVITVEKALDLYGAPVYVRKQIVHNKHVVHTLEERGAIFVEELDEVPEGATVVFSAHGVSPAVHSQAADRSLKTIDATCPLVTKVHHEAKRFAGEDKDILLIGHAGHEEVEGTAGEAPSHVQLVEGPDDVDRLEVRDPSKVAWLSQTTLSVDETMETVDRLRKKFPLLMDPPSDDICYATQNRQVAVKELAAEADLVIVVGSANSSNSVRLVEVALEAGAGASYRVDNASEVDVAWLESASVVGVTSGASVPDSLVEGVLDLLASHGYPAAEEVRTADESLIFALPPELRRDLRSAAS from the coding sequence ATGACGACGACCCCGCGCCGCGTCCTGCTCGCCGCTCCCCGTGGTTACTGCGCCGGAGTGGACCGAGCCGTGATCACGGTCGAGAAGGCACTCGACCTGTACGGCGCGCCGGTGTACGTACGCAAGCAGATCGTGCACAACAAGCACGTCGTCCACACGCTGGAGGAACGCGGCGCGATCTTCGTCGAGGAGCTCGACGAGGTGCCCGAGGGCGCGACCGTCGTCTTCTCCGCGCACGGCGTCTCCCCGGCCGTCCACAGCCAGGCCGCGGACCGTTCGCTGAAGACGATCGACGCGACCTGCCCGTTGGTGACGAAGGTGCACCACGAGGCAAAGCGGTTCGCAGGCGAGGACAAGGACATCCTGCTGATCGGCCACGCCGGGCACGAGGAGGTCGAGGGCACCGCGGGTGAGGCGCCGTCGCACGTGCAGCTGGTCGAGGGACCGGACGACGTCGACCGCCTCGAGGTCCGCGACCCGTCGAAGGTCGCTTGGCTCTCGCAGACGACGCTGTCGGTGGACGAGACGATGGAGACCGTCGACCGGCTGCGGAAGAAGTTCCCGCTGCTGATGGACCCGCCGAGCGACGACATTTGCTACGCGACGCAGAACAGGCAGGTCGCGGTCAAGGAGCTCGCCGCGGAGGCCGACCTGGTGATCGTGGTCGGCTCGGCGAACTCGTCGAACTCGGTGCGGCTGGTCGAGGTCGCGCTGGAGGCCGGGGCTGGGGCTTCGTACCGGGTGGACAACGCCTCCGAGGTGGACGTCGCCTGGCTCGAGTCGGCCTCGGTGGTCGGGGTGACGAGCGGTGCTTCGGTGCCGGACTCGTTGGTGGAGGGCGTCCTCGACCTGCTGGCCTCGCACGGGTATCCGGCGGCGGAGGAAGTGCGTACGGCTGACGAGAGCCTGATCTTCGCGCTGCCGCCGGAGCTGCGGCGCGACCTGCGTTCGGCTGCTTCCTAG
- a CDS encoding chorismate mutase — protein MHFPRSRQLLAVFAATVAVSGLSALPAQATTQTPVRPVVHYAADRLAIADLVAASKWISGAPIEDPVREQQVLDDVARQAEELGADPDEMRTIFRDQIEASKVVQNGLHRRWRQHPSQAPTEAPGLEKIRDKINVASSALVHAVADTAKERARLGCRIEVTVGAVVESHERHFDALHLAGLGRALPSVCHRT, from the coding sequence ATGCACTTTCCACGATCTCGCCAGCTCTTGGCCGTTTTCGCCGCAACCGTCGCCGTCTCCGGGTTGAGCGCGCTCCCCGCCCAGGCCACGACCCAGACGCCGGTACGTCCGGTCGTCCACTACGCCGCCGACCGGCTCGCGATCGCTGATCTCGTCGCCGCCTCGAAGTGGATCTCCGGCGCGCCGATCGAGGATCCCGTACGCGAACAGCAGGTGCTCGACGACGTCGCCAGGCAGGCCGAGGAGCTCGGCGCGGACCCGGACGAGATGCGGACGATCTTCCGCGACCAGATCGAGGCCAGCAAGGTCGTCCAGAACGGGCTGCACCGCCGTTGGAGGCAGCACCCCTCGCAGGCGCCGACCGAGGCACCGGGCCTCGAAAAGATCCGCGACAAGATCAATGTGGCCAGCTCGGCGCTCGTCCACGCGGTCGCCGACACCGCCAAGGAACGGGCCCGACTCGGCTGCCGGATCGAGGTGACCGTCGGCGCGGTCGTGGAGAGCCACGAACGGCACTTCGACGCCCTGCACCTCGCCGGCCTCGGCCGAGCCCTCCCCTCCGTCTGCCACCGGACCTGA
- a CDS encoding glycoside hydrolase family 20 zincin-like fold domain-containing protein — MTELTLLPAPRSITADEGESLTLQPDGLLLIDAPDASKILFTAQRLQGALASHAGVAYEIAAATSESPDGAIALRIDPEHAHSQGYVLTVREHGAEIRAKTPQGLFYGVSTLVQILEQAGSELPRFTVTDWPDHHARGVMLDVSRDKVPTMETVYALVDKLASWKLNEVQLYTEHTFAYHQHKDVWEEASPFTGEEILELDAYCRERFVELVPNQNSFGHMHRWLKHKQYADLAEVEGDFETPWGTMPGPFSLTPQEPGSIQLVASLYDELLPHFTSKQLNVGADETFDLGQGRSREAVAERGVGRVYLDFLTEIYREVTRRGYTMQFWGDIIEQHPELIAELPKDAIALGWGYEAGHDFATLCSRYAAAGVEFYTCPGTSAWCTIAGRTTNALDNLLNAAENGVAHGAKGYLITDWGDRGHWQQLPVSYLGLGAGAAYSWALEANRDLDIAQTISLHAFSDPSGSLGRVAYDLGEVYKALGLMIPNASPLFWVLGFTFEELATTDEKSLAGRLAGGLRTITQEAVQDTLAAIDAAITPLGESTSTAADAEVVRAEFEFTARFLRHAAQRLELFLDDSEDRTELASDLEGLLEEYRSRWLARNRPGGLADSVGRLEALRVDYAG; from the coding sequence ATGACCGAGCTCACGTTGCTACCGGCGCCACGTTCGATCACCGCGGACGAGGGCGAAAGCCTCACCCTGCAGCCGGACGGCCTCCTCCTCATCGACGCCCCGGACGCGTCCAAGATCCTCTTCACCGCCCAGCGTCTGCAGGGCGCTCTGGCCAGCCACGCGGGCGTCGCGTACGAGATCGCCGCCGCCACCTCGGAGTCGCCCGACGGCGCCATCGCGCTCCGCATCGACCCGGAGCATGCGCACAGCCAGGGGTACGTGCTCACCGTGCGCGAGCACGGCGCCGAGATCCGGGCCAAGACCCCGCAGGGCCTGTTCTACGGCGTGAGCACGCTCGTCCAGATCCTCGAGCAGGCCGGCTCGGAGCTCCCGCGCTTCACCGTCACCGACTGGCCCGATCACCATGCCCGCGGCGTGATGCTCGACGTCAGCCGCGACAAGGTCCCGACGATGGAGACCGTCTACGCGCTCGTCGACAAGCTCGCCAGCTGGAAGCTGAACGAGGTGCAGCTCTACACCGAGCACACGTTCGCCTACCACCAGCACAAGGACGTGTGGGAGGAAGCGTCGCCGTTCACCGGCGAGGAGATCCTCGAGCTGGACGCGTACTGCCGCGAGCGCTTCGTCGAGCTCGTGCCGAACCAGAACTCGTTCGGCCACATGCACCGTTGGCTGAAGCACAAGCAGTACGCCGATCTCGCCGAGGTCGAGGGCGACTTCGAGACGCCGTGGGGCACGATGCCCGGCCCGTTCTCCCTCACCCCGCAGGAGCCGGGCAGCATCCAGCTGGTCGCGAGCCTGTACGACGAACTGCTGCCGCACTTCACCAGCAAGCAGCTGAACGTGGGCGCCGACGAGACGTTCGACCTCGGCCAGGGCCGCAGCAGGGAGGCGGTCGCGGAACGCGGCGTCGGCCGGGTCTACCTCGACTTCCTCACCGAGATCTACCGCGAGGTGACCAGGCGCGGCTACACGATGCAGTTCTGGGGCGACATCATCGAGCAGCACCCCGAGCTGATCGCCGAGCTGCCGAAGGACGCGATCGCGCTCGGCTGGGGGTACGAGGCCGGCCACGACTTCGCGACGCTGTGCTCGCGCTACGCGGCGGCCGGCGTCGAGTTCTACACCTGCCCGGGGACGTCGGCGTGGTGCACGATCGCCGGCCGGACGACGAACGCCCTCGACAACCTGCTCAACGCCGCGGAGAACGGCGTCGCGCATGGGGCGAAGGGATATCTCATCACCGACTGGGGCGACCGCGGCCACTGGCAGCAGCTGCCGGTGAGCTACCTCGGGCTCGGCGCGGGTGCCGCGTACTCCTGGGCGCTCGAGGCCAACCGCGACCTCGACATCGCGCAGACGATCTCGCTGCACGCGTTCTCCGACCCGTCCGGCTCGCTGGGGCGGGTCGCATACGACCTCGGCGAGGTCTACAAGGCGCTCGGCCTGATGATCCCGAACGCGTCGCCGCTGTTCTGGGTGTTGGGCTTCACGTTCGAGGAGCTCGCGACGACCGACGAGAAGTCGCTCGCCGGGCGGCTCGCCGGCGGCCTCCGGACGATCACGCAGGAAGCCGTGCAGGACACGCTCGCCGCCATCGACGCCGCGATCACCCCGCTGGGCGAGTCGACGTCGACGGCGGCGGACGCCGAGGTCGTACGGGCGGAGTTCGAGTTCACCGCGCGCTTCCTGCGGCACGCGGCGCAGCGGCTCGAGCTGTTCCTGGACGACTCGGAGGACCGGACCGAGCTCGCGTCGGACCTCGAGGGTCTGCTCGAGGAGTACCGCTCACGGTGGCTGGCCCGGAACCGTCCCGGCGGCCTGGCCGACAGCGTGGGCCGGCTCGAGGCGCTGCGGGTGGACTACGCCGGCTGA
- the xseA gene encoding exodeoxyribonuclease VII large subunit — MALQTTPEQPAPVRQIANLIGQWIGKLGVIWVEGQVAQLTRRPGTTVVFLTLRDTAADISVQVTCPRRVFDVVDPPVVEGARVVVHARPTYYIPRGTMSLAADDIRPVGLGELLARLERLKRLLASEGLFARERKRPLPFLPRKIGLIVGRDSAAERDVLDNTRRRWAAARFRVENVAVQGPFAVEQVMEALRRLDKDDEVDVIVIARGGGSVEDLLPFSNEGMVRAVAEAKTPVVSAIGHEQDSPLLDLVADFRASTPTDAARRIVPDVGEELTRVSELRTRARQLVTAWLDRETNGLQGLRARSSLGDPQREITRRGEELVAVRDRARRTLGHLLDRAGDDLVHQLAQVRALSPKATLDRGYAVLQKADGVAVLDPSEVDEGERLDARVSAGRFGVEVRK; from the coding sequence ATGGCGTTGCAGACCACACCCGAGCAACCCGCTCCCGTCCGGCAGATCGCGAATCTGATCGGCCAGTGGATCGGGAAGCTCGGCGTGATCTGGGTCGAGGGTCAGGTCGCACAGCTGACCCGCCGCCCCGGCACGACGGTCGTGTTCCTCACGCTCCGCGACACGGCCGCCGACATCTCGGTGCAGGTGACCTGCCCGCGCCGGGTGTTCGACGTGGTCGACCCGCCGGTCGTCGAGGGCGCCCGCGTGGTCGTGCACGCTCGGCCGACGTACTACATCCCGCGCGGCACGATGTCGCTCGCCGCGGACGACATCCGCCCGGTCGGCCTCGGCGAGCTGCTGGCGCGGCTCGAACGGCTGAAGCGCCTGCTCGCGAGCGAGGGACTGTTCGCACGTGAACGCAAGCGCCCGTTGCCCTTCCTGCCAAGGAAGATCGGCCTCATCGTCGGCCGCGACTCCGCCGCCGAGCGGGACGTGCTCGACAACACCCGCAGGCGGTGGGCGGCCGCGCGGTTCCGGGTCGAGAACGTCGCCGTTCAGGGGCCGTTCGCGGTCGAGCAGGTCATGGAGGCGCTCCGGCGGCTGGACAAGGACGACGAGGTCGACGTGATCGTGATCGCCCGCGGCGGCGGCTCGGTCGAGGACCTGCTGCCGTTCTCGAACGAGGGCATGGTCCGCGCCGTCGCCGAGGCGAAGACCCCGGTGGTGAGCGCGATCGGGCACGAGCAGGACTCCCCGCTGCTCGACCTGGTCGCCGACTTCCGCGCGTCCACGCCGACCGACGCCGCGCGGCGGATCGTTCCCGACGTCGGCGAGGAGCTGACCCGGGTGAGCGAGCTCCGCACCCGGGCGCGCCAGCTCGTCACCGCTTGGCTCGACCGCGAGACGAACGGTCTGCAGGGCCTCCGCGCGCGGTCTTCCCTCGGCGACCCGCAGCGCGAGATCACCCGCCGCGGCGAGGAGTTGGTCGCCGTCCGCGACCGGGCCAGACGTACGCTCGGCCACCTGCTCGACCGGGCCGGTGACGACCTGGTCCACCAGCTCGCCCAAGTCCGCGCGCTCAGCCCGAAGGCGACGCTCGACCGCGGCTACGCCGTGCTGCAGAAGGCGGACGGCGTGGCCGTTCTCGACCCGTCCGAGGTCGACGAGGGCGAGCGGCTCGACGCGCGGGTGTCGGCCGGCCGATTCGGCGTCGAGGTACGGAAGTAG
- a CDS encoding exodeoxyribonuclease VII small subunit yields MVSENGLSYEQARDELIDVVRKLEAGGTTLEESLRLWERGEELAKICQSWLDGARARLAAARSEKPADEVEDLDSAS; encoded by the coding sequence ATGGTGAGTGAGAACGGCCTCTCGTACGAACAGGCCCGCGACGAGCTGATCGACGTCGTCCGCAAGCTGGAGGCCGGCGGCACCACGCTGGAGGAGTCCCTCCGGCTGTGGGAGCGCGGCGAGGAGCTGGCGAAGATCTGCCAGTCCTGGCTCGACGGCGCCCGCGCCCGCCTCGCGGCAGCGCGGTCGGAGAAGCCCGCCGACGAGGTGGAAGACCTCGACAGTGCTTCCTAG
- the glpX gene encoding class II fructose-bisphosphatase produces MSDPTAVPPPLRVEPTAPDRNLALELVRVTEAAAMAAGRWVGRGDKNGADQVAVNAMRTLIASVGMRGIVVIGEGEKDNAPMLYNGEEVGSGEGAECDVAVDPIDGTTLTAKGMSNAVSVLAVAPRGAMFDPSAVFYMDKLATGPEAADVIDITVPIGENIRRVAKAKNSSPADVAVVILDRPRHEALVQEVRETGARIKFITDGDVAGAIMAARPDTGVDLLAGIGGTPEGIIAACAMKCVGGMIQGRLWPRDDDERQKAIDAGHDLDRVLKTDDLVEGDDAFFVATGITDGELMRGVRYRSGGATTHSLVMRSRSGTIRSIVSEHSLAKLRAYSSVDFEH; encoded by the coding sequence ATGTCCGATCCCACCGCCGTACCGCCGCCGCTGCGCGTCGAACCGACGGCGCCGGATCGCAACCTCGCGCTCGAGCTCGTTCGCGTCACCGAGGCGGCCGCGATGGCCGCCGGCCGGTGGGTCGGCCGCGGTGACAAGAACGGTGCCGACCAGGTCGCCGTCAACGCGATGCGCACGCTGATCGCGTCCGTCGGCATGCGCGGCATCGTCGTGATCGGCGAGGGCGAGAAGGACAACGCCCCGATGCTCTACAACGGTGAGGAGGTCGGCTCCGGCGAGGGCGCGGAGTGCGACGTCGCCGTGGACCCGATCGACGGCACCACGCTGACCGCGAAGGGCATGAGCAACGCCGTCTCCGTTCTCGCGGTCGCCCCGCGCGGCGCCATGTTCGACCCGTCCGCGGTGTTCTACATGGACAAGCTCGCGACCGGCCCCGAGGCCGCCGACGTCATCGACATCACCGTTCCGATCGGCGAGAACATCCGCCGCGTCGCCAAGGCGAAGAACTCCTCGCCCGCCGACGTGGCCGTCGTGATCCTGGACCGGCCGCGACACGAGGCCCTCGTCCAGGAGGTCCGCGAGACCGGCGCGCGGATCAAGTTCATCACCGACGGCGACGTCGCCGGCGCGATCATGGCCGCCCGCCCGGACACCGGCGTCGACCTGCTCGCCGGCATAGGCGGAACGCCGGAGGGCATCATCGCCGCGTGTGCGATGAAGTGCGTCGGCGGCATGATCCAGGGCCGGCTCTGGCCGCGCGATGACGACGAACGGCAGAAGGCCATCGACGCCGGCCACGACCTGGACCGCGTGCTCAAGACCGACGACCTGGTCGAGGGCGACGACGCGTTCTTCGTCGCGACCGGCATCACCGACGGCGAGCTGATGCGCGGCGTCCGCTACCGCTCCGGTGGCGCCACGACGCACTCGCTCGTGATGCGTTCGCGCAGTGGAACGATCCGTTCGATCGTCTCCGAGCACTCGCTGGCCAAGCTCCGCGCGTACTCCTCGGTCGACTTCGAGCACTGA